A window from Leifsonia shinshuensis encodes these proteins:
- the pilM gene encoding type IV pilus assembly protein PilM, whose amino-acid sequence MVKRITGIDIGSTSIRVVEVENPGRANPSLIRHASAPIPRGAVVRGEVVEPNTVAACLRQLWSTQRFSSKRVVLGVGNQRVLVRDLSVTGAPREQIRESLPFHVQDLLPVPVSEALLDFYPIGPNPANPTEVNGLLVAAVKDAVLGTVRAVESAGLNTAEVDLIPFALSRALAPADSGGAANVVIEVGATATTVVIERGGIPQFVRIIPAGGDDLTRALGSELSLEEPEAESLKRTLGLAKTVESPDQQRVVEIIYRVTGELLTSIRNTVTFFVNTRPDQPIGRVVLSGGGAQLPGFAAALAEMTRLEVTVGDPLGRFTLTRKLSAAKLAAERSQLTIALGLVLGSAA is encoded by the coding sequence ATGGTCAAGAGAATCACGGGCATCGATATCGGGTCGACATCGATCCGCGTCGTCGAGGTCGAAAATCCCGGACGCGCGAATCCCAGTCTGATCAGGCACGCGTCTGCCCCGATCCCTCGCGGCGCGGTCGTCCGGGGCGAGGTGGTCGAGCCTAATACGGTCGCGGCCTGCCTTCGGCAGCTGTGGTCCACACAACGTTTCAGCTCGAAGAGGGTGGTCCTCGGCGTGGGCAACCAGCGCGTGCTTGTCCGCGACCTCAGCGTCACCGGGGCTCCACGCGAGCAGATCCGGGAGTCACTGCCGTTCCATGTGCAGGACCTGCTTCCCGTCCCCGTGTCGGAGGCGCTGCTCGACTTCTATCCGATCGGCCCGAATCCGGCGAACCCCACCGAGGTGAATGGGCTGCTGGTCGCGGCCGTGAAGGATGCGGTGCTCGGCACTGTCCGGGCGGTTGAGAGCGCGGGCCTGAACACCGCCGAGGTGGATCTGATCCCGTTCGCCCTGAGCCGTGCGCTGGCTCCCGCAGACTCCGGAGGCGCCGCCAACGTCGTCATCGAGGTGGGTGCGACGGCAACCACGGTCGTTATCGAGAGGGGCGGCATCCCTCAGTTCGTTCGCATCATTCCAGCCGGCGGCGACGATCTCACCCGCGCGCTCGGCAGCGAACTCAGCCTCGAAGAGCCCGAGGCGGAGAGCCTCAAGCGGACGCTGGGGCTCGCAAAGACGGTCGAGTCGCCCGACCAGCAGCGAGTGGTGGAGATCATCTATCGGGTGACGGGCGAACTCCTCACGAGCATCCGCAACACCGTAACGTTCTTCGTGAACACCCGCCCGGACCAGCCGATCGGGCGCGTGGTTCTCAGCGGCGGGGGAGCGCAACTGCCCGGCTTCGCCGCGGCGCTCGCCGAGATGACCCGGCTCGAGGTGACCGTGGGCGACCCGCTGGGCCGGTTCACACTCACCCGCAAGCTGTCCGCCGCCAAGCTGGCGGCCGAACGTTCCCAACTGACCATCGCCCTCGGGCTCGTTCTAGGGAGTGCAGCATGA
- a CDS encoding prepilin peptidase: MGAFGAIIGSFLNVVAYRVPIGKSVVHPPSACPDCGHQVRARDNVPVLSWLLLRGRCRDCRSAISWRYPVVEAATGVFFAVVAWWSWTTGPGAAQLPGAAVILVAYLCFAGLSVALALIDLDVHRLPDVLVLPGIAVGVVLLGTGAILTGDLGALLRALVGAAGLFVFYLVVALAKPGGMGFGDVKLAGLVGLFLGFQGWSALLVGAFAAFLVGGAVAIVLLALRRLGRRDGIPFGPWMLLGAWLGLFFGEPIGSAYLTLIGPR, encoded by the coding sequence ATGGGCGCCTTCGGCGCGATCATAGGTTCGTTCCTGAACGTGGTCGCGTATCGCGTCCCGATCGGCAAATCGGTCGTCCATCCACCGAGCGCGTGCCCGGACTGCGGCCACCAGGTGCGTGCCCGCGACAACGTCCCGGTCCTGTCGTGGCTCTTGCTCCGCGGCCGGTGCCGCGACTGCCGCTCAGCGATCTCATGGCGTTACCCCGTGGTCGAGGCGGCGACGGGCGTCTTCTTCGCGGTGGTCGCGTGGTGGAGCTGGACGACGGGTCCGGGCGCGGCTCAGCTGCCTGGCGCTGCCGTCATCCTGGTCGCCTACCTGTGTTTCGCCGGCTTGTCGGTAGCGCTCGCCCTGATCGATCTCGACGTGCACCGGCTGCCCGATGTGCTCGTCCTTCCGGGCATCGCCGTCGGCGTCGTCCTGCTCGGCACGGGAGCGATACTGACGGGCGACCTCGGTGCACTCCTGCGCGCGCTCGTCGGCGCGGCCGGCCTCTTCGTCTTCTACCTGGTCGTCGCGCTCGCCAAGCCGGGCGGGATGGGGTTCGGCGACGTCAAGCTCGCCGGCCTTGTCGGTCTGTTCCTGGGCTTTCAGGGCTGGTCCGCTCTTCTGGTCGGCGCGTTCGCCGCTTTCCTCGTCGGCGGTGCGGTTGCGATCGTTCTGCTTGCACTTCGTCGCCTCGGGCGGCGCGACGGAATCCCTTTCGGGCCATGGATGCTGCTCGGCGCCTGGCTCGGCCTGTTCTTCGGCGAACCGATCGGCTCCGCCTATCTCACACTCATCGGTCCGCGCTGA
- a CDS encoding type II secretion system protein: MITRRHPKADDGFTIAEMLVAMAILGLLLAMVAGFFSLTTKAFTQNQQIGGNAKSASNVMNEISRILRAATENPVSGQALNDPAFVSATPESVTVYAYVNLASSLEQPVKVQFSLDAKRNVVETKYAAYSISPGYWGFQTSPSSVRTLGGTVVTQTGSNPSLFTYLGVDGTAIAIPAGGYTTNNLRSIAAVRVTLTVSGTAAGNSSNVTLQNTVGLPNLPLARTL; encoded by the coding sequence ATGATCACCCGACGCCACCCGAAGGCCGACGACGGCTTCACGATCGCCGAGATGCTTGTGGCGATGGCGATCCTCGGGTTGCTCCTCGCCATGGTCGCCGGGTTCTTCTCGCTGACGACGAAGGCATTCACACAGAATCAGCAGATCGGCGGCAACGCCAAGTCGGCCTCGAACGTGATGAACGAGATCTCCCGGATCCTGCGGGCCGCCACAGAGAACCCGGTCAGCGGTCAGGCGCTGAACGATCCCGCTTTCGTCAGCGCCACTCCTGAATCCGTCACCGTGTACGCCTACGTAAACCTCGCCTCCTCGCTGGAACAGCCGGTCAAAGTGCAGTTCTCGTTGGACGCCAAGCGGAATGTCGTCGAGACGAAGTACGCTGCGTACTCCATCAGCCCCGGCTACTGGGGTTTCCAGACCTCGCCGAGCTCGGTCCGGACGCTGGGCGGGACGGTGGTGACGCAGACCGGCTCCAATCCGTCTCTGTTCACCTACCTGGGTGTGGACGGGACAGCGATCGCCATCCCGGCGGGCGGCTACACGACGAACAATCTGCGGAGCATCGCGGCTGTGCGCGTCACTCTCACCGTGAGCGGGACGGCAGCGGGCAACTCGTCCAACGTGACCCTGCAGAACACGGTCGGCCTCCCCAACCTGCCCCTGGCGAGGACGCTGTGA
- a CDS encoding prepilin-type N-terminal cleavage/methylation domain-containing protein, translating to MFRRSPAVDDDSGLTLIEVMVAMFIFGLISVGIAASLTNALQLTRDTRAREIATNLAAQEIDLDRSVKDVFSVTDTSWTTVVNNTTFTIARNTDWVSTDNSSIACGAGGGTLQYKKVNISVTWLGMSPASAPVRSDTLIAPNSRINDPTLGTIIVSVRSASGAGTPGVSVTVSPSSPAAGAVALSAQPPVTDADGCTYALKVTPGNYDVTLSNTNYLDIAQNPAPVLRNVQVTAGAAAPAPFTYDNSGVFTLNYGSGPALRPTNLKLTFVSVIGGPYVQTVGTNASSRLFPFTDGYATLAGAYVPPVGSAPSCVDVDPAQWTTAAPDGAVGHPAKTAAALPGQIVPTQPINMGMVTVSGLAANTFITAVSRAPIAGTGDPGCSTGDVYTFPKIPLAGSATIALPYGTWTLYTGTTSGSTSNTVPTSTIAFVTRGVATPPQNAITLDPRTVGP from the coding sequence ATGTTCCGCAGATCCCCCGCTGTCGACGACGACTCGGGCCTCACCCTGATCGAGGTGATGGTCGCGATGTTCATCTTCGGACTCATCTCCGTCGGTATCGCCGCCTCGCTGACCAACGCCCTCCAGCTGACACGTGACACCCGCGCCCGCGAGATCGCGACGAACCTCGCGGCGCAGGAGATCGACCTGGACAGGTCGGTCAAGGACGTCTTCTCGGTGACCGACACCTCCTGGACCACCGTCGTCAACAACACCACCTTCACGATCGCCCGCAACACGGACTGGGTGTCCACGGACAACAGCTCCATCGCCTGCGGTGCGGGAGGCGGCACACTTCAGTACAAGAAGGTGAACATCAGCGTCACGTGGCTCGGGATGTCGCCGGCCAGCGCGCCGGTGCGGTCGGACACTCTGATCGCCCCGAACAGCCGCATCAACGACCCCACCCTCGGCACCATCATCGTCTCTGTCCGATCCGCCTCGGGTGCGGGAACGCCCGGCGTCTCGGTGACCGTGAGCCCATCGAGCCCTGCGGCCGGGGCCGTCGCGCTTTCGGCCCAGCCGCCCGTCACGGATGCGGACGGCTGCACGTACGCGCTGAAGGTCACACCGGGCAACTACGACGTCACGTTGTCCAATACCAACTATCTGGACATCGCGCAGAATCCCGCCCCGGTGCTCCGGAATGTGCAGGTGACCGCAGGCGCAGCCGCGCCGGCGCCGTTCACCTACGACAACAGCGGTGTCTTCACTCTCAACTACGGCTCCGGCCCCGCCCTCCGGCCGACGAATCTCAAGTTGACCTTCGTGAGCGTCATCGGCGGCCCGTATGTACAGACCGTCGGCACGAACGCCTCCAGCAGGCTCTTCCCGTTCACCGATGGGTATGCCACTCTCGCCGGCGCGTACGTGCCGCCGGTCGGCTCGGCGCCCAGCTGTGTCGACGTCGACCCAGCGCAGTGGACGACGGCCGCTCCGGACGGAGCGGTCGGCCATCCGGCGAAGACCGCAGCCGCCCTCCCCGGTCAGATCGTCCCGACGCAGCCGATCAACATGGGCATGGTGACGGTGTCCGGTCTCGCGGCGAACACCTTCATCACCGCCGTCTCTCGGGCGCCCATCGCCGGAACCGGGGATCCGGGCTGCTCGACCGGTGACGTCTACACATTCCCCAAGATCCCTCTGGCGGGCTCGGCGACGATCGCGCTGCCGTATGGCACGTGGACGCTCTACACCGGCACGACGTCCGGCAGCACTTCGAACACCGTCCCCACGTCCACCATCGCCTTCGTGACCCGTGGTGTTGCGACACCACCGCAGAACGCGATCACCCTCGACCCTCGGACGGTCGGACCATGA
- a CDS encoding prepilin-type N-terminal cleavage/methylation domain-containing protein, producing MYFRLMGKLNARRKGLLEEGEKGFTLIELLVVVIIIGILAAIAIPVYLGIQNNAKDSAAKSDLTNAKTAVVAYQTSNSALPATIDATTLGQYGYSGSSVAWSPSAPAATATTYCLVATSAGGNKFYTTDNSGVSAANTKPTGC from the coding sequence ATGTACTTCCGACTCATGGGCAAACTGAACGCCCGTCGTAAGGGCCTCCTGGAGGAAGGCGAGAAGGGCTTCACCCTGATCGAGCTCCTCGTGGTGGTCATCATCATCGGCATCCTCGCCGCGATCGCCATCCCGGTGTACCTGGGCATCCAGAACAACGCCAAGGACAGCGCTGCGAAGTCCGACCTCACCAACGCGAAGACGGCCGTGGTCGCGTACCAGACCAGCAACAGCGCACTGCCCGCCACCATCGACGCAACGACCCTCGGTCAGTACGGCTACAGCGGCTCGAGCGTCGCCTGGAGCCCTTCGGCCCCGGCGGCCACCGCGACGACCTACTGCCTCGTTGCAACGAGCGCGGGCGGCAACAAGTTCTACACGACGGACAACTCGGGCGTCTCGGCCGCCAATACCAAGCCGACGGGATGCTGA
- a CDS encoding type II secretion system F family protein, with amino-acid sequence MASTTTYTYRGRSGTGRLVKGKLDAPGEAAVLSRLRTMGVSPIEIAEAPAATGLNRDVNLSFGSGVKLKDLAVLSRQMATMTGSGLSLLKTLNILAEQTENKRLAATMRDVCTDVESGVSVSDSMKKHAEIFPPLMINMVRAGETGGFLDSALDSVAANFEKEVKLRGTITSALTYPVIVLIMSIVAVVAMLLFIVPVFENMFKGLGGTLPLPTEILVVASHAMVWIAPVLLVGIIVVAVWWGRNKHKPEVRRRVDPVKLKIPVFGKLLKKIAVARFSRNFANMISAGVPILQALRIVGETSGNWVIENALVDVAESVRQGESIAKPLADHPVFPAMVTQMVAVGEDSGALETMLSKIADFYEQEVEAATEQLTAMIEPLMIAFLGVVIGGMVIALYMPIFQIATLVK; translated from the coding sequence ATGGCGTCGACCACCACCTACACATACCGGGGGCGCAGCGGCACGGGTCGCCTCGTCAAAGGCAAGCTGGACGCTCCCGGGGAGGCGGCTGTCCTCAGCCGGTTGCGCACCATGGGCGTTTCGCCCATCGAAATCGCCGAGGCTCCCGCCGCGACGGGGCTCAACCGCGACGTCAATCTGTCATTCGGTAGCGGAGTGAAGCTGAAGGACCTAGCGGTGCTCAGCCGTCAGATGGCCACGATGACGGGTTCCGGCCTGTCGCTGCTGAAGACGCTGAACATCCTGGCCGAGCAGACCGAGAACAAGCGTCTCGCGGCGACGATGCGCGATGTGTGCACAGATGTCGAGTCCGGTGTCTCCGTCTCCGACTCGATGAAGAAGCACGCGGAGATCTTCCCTCCCCTGATGATCAACATGGTCCGGGCCGGTGAGACCGGCGGCTTCCTCGACAGCGCCTTGGATTCCGTGGCGGCGAACTTCGAGAAGGAGGTCAAGCTCCGCGGGACGATCACGTCCGCGCTCACCTACCCGGTCATCGTGCTCATCATGTCGATCGTGGCCGTTGTGGCCATGCTGCTGTTCATCGTCCCTGTCTTCGAGAACATGTTCAAAGGTTTGGGCGGCACGCTCCCGCTGCCCACGGAGATCCTGGTCGTCGCGTCTCACGCGATGGTTTGGATCGCCCCGGTGCTGCTGGTCGGCATCATCGTCGTCGCAGTCTGGTGGGGTCGGAACAAGCACAAACCCGAGGTCCGCCGGCGGGTGGACCCGGTCAAGCTCAAGATTCCCGTATTCGGCAAACTGCTGAAAAAGATCGCTGTCGCCAGGTTCAGCCGGAACTTCGCCAACATGATCTCCGCGGGCGTCCCGATCTTGCAGGCCCTGAGGATCGTCGGCGAGACTAGCGGCAACTGGGTGATCGAGAACGCACTGGTCGATGTTGCGGAGTCGGTCCGACAGGGCGAGTCGATAGCCAAGCCTCTCGCCGACCATCCGGTGTTCCCGGCGATGGTGACGCAGATGGTCGCAGTCGGTGAGGACTCCGGGGCACTGGAGACCATGCTCAGCAAGATCGCCGACTTCTATGAGCAGGAGGTCGAAGCCGCGACAGAGCAGCTCACAGCGATGATCGAGCCGCTCATGATCGCCTTCCTCGGTGTCGTCATCGGCGGCATGGTGATCGCGCTCTACATGCCCATTTTCCAGATCGCGACGCTGGTCAAGTGA
- a CDS encoding PilT/PilU family type 4a pilus ATPase — MTNDESWGGFPPPVDKPVYEIPVTPPGATAAGWAPGAGVPLAAPPTWGAPADAVPAEPVAPPVSYAPEPTAPPVSYVPEPTAPPVSYATGPTAPQPALTWDLDAATPAPRLVPGGRRAAQTAPAAEASRPKVFDEDTSTLTPAEREALERADAELVDALRQVVLQGASDLHVTVGAPPMVRIDGSLTPAGPSAPWGTERTLAALMSLLTERQQEVFKRELELDFAFTISANSRFRVNLYQQRGSTGAAFRLIPTEIKQLRELGVPEQIGRFASLPRGLVLVTGPTGSGKSTTLAALIDLVNSTRADHIVTVEDPIEFMHTHKKSIVNQREVGHDTHSFNNALKHVLRQDPDVILIGELRDLETISVALTAAETGHLVFATLHTQDAPQTIDRVIDVFPPHQQGQVRAQLAGTLQGVVCQTLVKRASGRGRVVATEVLMMTPAIANLIREGKTYQIASAMQAGRGDGMHTMDQHLADLVDSGMITRQAALDKAHDLESILRLIQRAESPGDAASRAMAVSGPDFGDSYSAGVR; from the coding sequence ATGACGAACGACGAGAGCTGGGGCGGCTTCCCGCCGCCGGTCGACAAGCCGGTGTACGAGATCCCGGTCACGCCGCCCGGGGCGACCGCCGCAGGCTGGGCGCCGGGCGCGGGCGTCCCGCTCGCCGCGCCGCCGACGTGGGGTGCGCCGGCGGATGCGGTGCCGGCGGAGCCGGTGGCACCTCCGGTGTCGTACGCGCCGGAGCCGACCGCGCCTCCGGTGTCGTACGTGCCGGAACCGACCGCGCCTCCGGTGTCGTACGCGACTGGACCGACCGCGCCGCAGCCTGCTCTCACCTGGGATCTCGACGCCGCCACGCCCGCCCCGCGGCTGGTACCCGGCGGGCGTCGCGCCGCTCAGACGGCGCCCGCCGCCGAGGCGAGCCGTCCGAAGGTGTTCGACGAGGACACCTCGACCCTGACGCCCGCGGAGCGCGAAGCCCTCGAACGCGCGGATGCAGAACTGGTCGACGCCCTCCGTCAGGTCGTTCTCCAAGGCGCCTCGGACCTCCACGTCACGGTCGGAGCGCCTCCGATGGTCCGCATCGACGGGTCTCTCACACCGGCGGGGCCAAGCGCCCCGTGGGGCACTGAGCGCACACTCGCCGCTCTCATGAGCCTCCTGACGGAGCGCCAGCAGGAGGTGTTCAAGCGCGAACTTGAACTCGACTTCGCCTTCACCATCTCAGCGAACTCCCGATTCCGCGTCAACCTGTATCAGCAGCGCGGGTCGACCGGCGCCGCGTTCCGACTCATCCCGACGGAGATCAAACAGCTCCGCGAACTCGGCGTCCCCGAGCAGATCGGACGCTTCGCCTCGCTGCCGCGCGGGCTCGTCTTGGTCACCGGTCCCACCGGTTCCGGCAAGTCCACTACCCTGGCAGCTCTGATCGACCTCGTGAACTCGACGCGTGCGGACCACATCGTCACGGTCGAGGATCCCATCGAGTTCATGCACACCCACAAGAAGTCGATCGTGAACCAGCGCGAGGTGGGTCACGACACACACAGCTTCAATAACGCCCTCAAGCACGTGCTGCGTCAGGACCCCGACGTCATCCTGATCGGCGAGCTCCGAGATCTTGAGACCATCTCCGTCGCTCTCACGGCGGCTGAGACCGGCCACCTCGTGTTCGCCACTCTCCACACACAGGACGCTCCGCAAACGATCGACCGTGTGATCGACGTCTTCCCCCCCCACCAGCAGGGGCAGGTGCGAGCGCAGCTCGCCGGCACGCTGCAGGGCGTGGTCTGTCAGACGCTGGTCAAGCGGGCGTCGGGCCGCGGCCGAGTCGTCGCCACCGAGGTGCTGATGATGACGCCGGCGATCGCGAACCTCATCCGCGAGGGCAAGACCTACCAGATCGCCTCGGCGATGCAGGCAGGCCGTGGCGACGGGATGCACACCATGGATCAGCACCTCGCCGACCTCGTCGACAGCGGCATGATCACGCGCCAGGCTGCCCTCGACAAGGCGCACGATCTCGAGAGCATCCTGCGCCTGATCCAGCGCGCCGAGTCGCCAGGCGACGCCGCCTCGCGCGCCATGGCGGTCAGCGGACCCGACTTCGGCGACAGCTATTCGGCAGGGGTCCGCTGA
- a CDS encoding ATPase, T2SS/T4P/T4SS family, with product MASMTEILILHGHLPIEYLDRVATEPAADESVVRELMSRGAITPAQLARARAAQAGIPFVELADYPVDRTAVALIPGSICRRHCVLPIGTAEGMIVLAMADPGNVFAIDDVRAASRLNVAPAVAEESDLLAALDRYVRADDELSDLTSSLEEEAAPQEDTAVSESSDDDAPIVRFVNLLVSQAIQDHASDIHIEPAEHDVRVRYRIDGVLHAMQSAPKSIQNGVISRLKIMSDIDIAERRKPQDGRMSVVHGGRQIDLRVATLPTVWGEKVVMRILDNTNTGMTLTDLNLLERNFETYKESYSKPYGMILVTGPTGSGKSTTLYTTLNAVARPEINVITVEDPVEYRMPGINQVQVNPKAGLTFASALRSILRSDPDVVLLGEIRDHETAQIAIEASLTGHLVLSTLHTNDAPSAVTRLTEMDIEPFLVGSALDCVVAQRLARRLCDRCKQPGAYMPDDLRRLRFPIPVDAAPPQLFVPVGCPACSNTGYRGRIAVHEVMAVTEDIERLAVERASSAEIARTAREQGMLTLREDGWEKAKLGLTSVEEILRVVA from the coding sequence GTGGCGTCCATGACCGAGATCCTCATCCTCCACGGCCACCTGCCGATCGAATACCTCGACCGCGTGGCGACCGAGCCTGCTGCGGACGAATCCGTCGTGCGCGAGCTGATGTCGCGCGGCGCCATCACCCCCGCCCAACTGGCACGCGCCCGGGCGGCGCAGGCCGGCATCCCCTTCGTCGAGCTGGCCGACTACCCGGTCGACCGTACGGCGGTCGCGCTCATCCCCGGCTCCATCTGCCGCCGGCACTGCGTGCTCCCGATCGGGACGGCCGAGGGGATGATCGTGCTGGCGATGGCCGACCCCGGCAATGTCTTCGCGATCGACGACGTGCGCGCGGCCTCGCGCCTCAACGTCGCCCCGGCGGTGGCGGAGGAGTCCGACCTGCTGGCCGCCCTCGACCGCTACGTGCGCGCCGACGACGAGCTCAGCGACCTGACGTCGAGCCTCGAGGAGGAGGCGGCGCCCCAGGAGGACACCGCCGTCTCCGAGTCGTCGGACGACGACGCGCCGATCGTCCGGTTCGTGAACCTGCTGGTGAGCCAGGCCATCCAGGACCACGCGTCCGACATCCACATCGAGCCGGCCGAGCACGACGTGCGCGTCCGCTACCGCATCGACGGCGTGCTGCACGCCATGCAGTCCGCGCCGAAGAGCATCCAGAACGGCGTCATCTCGCGCCTCAAGATCATGTCGGACATCGACATCGCCGAGCGGCGCAAGCCGCAGGACGGCCGCATGTCGGTCGTGCACGGCGGCCGTCAGATCGACCTCCGCGTCGCCACCCTGCCGACGGTGTGGGGCGAGAAGGTCGTCATGCGAATCCTCGACAACACGAACACCGGCATGACGCTGACCGACCTCAACCTGCTCGAGCGCAACTTCGAGACGTACAAGGAGTCGTACTCGAAGCCGTACGGGATGATCCTGGTCACCGGTCCGACCGGCTCCGGCAAGTCCACGACGCTGTACACGACGCTCAATGCGGTGGCGCGACCGGAGATCAACGTCATCACGGTCGAGGACCCGGTCGAGTACCGCATGCCCGGCATCAACCAGGTGCAGGTCAACCCGAAGGCCGGCCTCACCTTCGCGAGCGCGCTGCGCAGCATCCTGCGCTCGGACCCGGACGTCGTGCTCCTGGGTGAGATCCGCGACCACGAGACCGCTCAGATCGCGATCGAGGCGTCGCTGACCGGCCACCTCGTGCTCTCGACCCTGCACACCAACGACGCGCCCAGCGCCGTCACGCGCCTGACCGAGATGGACATCGAGCCGTTCCTCGTCGGCTCCGCCCTCGACTGCGTTGTCGCCCAGCGTCTCGCCCGCCGTCTCTGCGACCGCTGCAAGCAGCCCGGCGCGTACATGCCCGACGACCTCCGCCGCCTCCGCTTCCCGATCCCGGTGGACGCGGCGCCGCCCCAGCTGTTCGTGCCGGTCGGCTGCCCCGCCTGCTCCAACACCGGCTACCGCGGCCGCATCGCCGTGCACGAGGTGATGGCCGTGACCGAAGACATCGAGCGTCTCGCCGTGGAGCGCGCGTCCAGCGCCGAGATCGCCCGAACCGCACGCGAGCAGGGGATGCTGACCCTGCGCGAGGACGGCTGGGAGAAGGCCAAGCTCGGCCTCACCTCCGTCGAAGAGATCCTGAGAGTGGTCGCCTAG